From the genome of Gymnogyps californianus isolate 813 chromosome 17, ASM1813914v2, whole genome shotgun sequence, one region includes:
- the PCIF1 gene encoding mRNA (2'-O-methyladenosine-N(6)-)-methyltransferase: MANENHGSPAEEASLMSHSPGTSNQNQPSSPKPMRLVQDLPDELVQAGWEKCWSKRENRPYYFNRFTNQSLWEMPVLGQHDVISDPLGLNAAPMPLEGGMIDTSVESKQRKRRFSEEVPPSGNSVKKPKVDVPGNPAAQPVPSSPSIPGTSVLKAWCVSPEDKQQAALLRPTEVYWDLDIQTNAVIKQRAPSEVLSPHPEVELLRSQLILKLRQHYRELCQQREGIDPPRESFNRWMLERKVVDKGTDPLLPSDCEPVVSPSMFREIMNDIPIRLSRIKFREEAKRLLFKYAEAAKRLIESRSASPDSRKVVKWNVEDTFSWLRRDHSASKEDYMDRLEHLRKQCGPHVSAAAKDSVEGICSKIYYISLEYVKRIREKHLAILKENNISAEIEAPEVQDRLVYCYPVRLAIPSPPLPSVEMHMENNVACVRYKGEMVKVSRNYFSKLWLLYRYSCIDDSGFEKFLPRVWCLLRRYQMMFGVGLYEGTGLQGALPVHIFEALHKLFGVSFECFASPLNCYFKQYCSAFLDTDGYFGSRGPCLDFFPISGSFEANPPFCEELMDAMVSHFEKLLENSSEPLSFIVFIPEWRDPPTPALTRMEQSKFKRHQLILPAFDHEYRSGSQHVCKKEEMYYKAVHNTAVLFLQNSAGFAKWEPTPERLQELVAAYKHSGRTLSSSSSSSSSSSSSSSSTADKERELGREQSSSRETNPN; this comes from the exons ATGGCCAATGAGAATCACGGAAGCCCTGCGGAGGAAGCGTCTCTCATGAGTCACTCACCTGGCACCTCCAACCAGaaccagcccagctcccccaaACCTATGCGACTGGTACAGGACCTGCCAG ATGAGCTGGTGCAGGCTGGCTGGGAGAAGTGCTGGAGCAAGCGGGAGAATCGCCCTTACTACTTCAATCGCTTCACTAACCAGTCTCTGTGGGAAATGCCTGTTCTGGGACAGCATGATGTCATT TCAGACCCTCTGGGATTGAATGCGGCTCCGATGCCACTGGAAGGTGGGATGATAGATACCTCTGTGGAGAGCaagcaaaggaagaggagaTTCTCTGAAGAGGTTCCACCGAGTGGCAACAGTGTGAAAAAGCCCAAG GTGGACGTCCCAGGAAACCCAgctgctcagccagtccccagctctcccagtaTTCCAGGAACCTCTGTTTTGAAGGCATGGTGTGTTTCACCTGAAGATAAACAGCAGGCAGCTCTTTTACGACCAACTGA AGTATATTGGGACCTGGATATTCAGACAAATGCAGTGATTAAGCAGAGAGCACCATCTGAAGTGCTGTCTCCACACCCCGAGGTGGAGCTGCTTCGATCCCAACTCATTCTCAAGCTGCGGCAACATTATCGtgagctctgccagcagcgAGAAG GGATTGACCCCCCAAGGGAGTCCTTTAATCGCTGGATGTTGGAGAGGAAGGTGGTTGATAAAGGGACAGATCCTCTTTTACCGAGTGACTGCGAGCCAGTAGTGTCTCCTTCCATGTTCAGAGAGATCATGAATGACATTCCCATCAG GTTATCCAGAATCAAGTTCCGGGAGGAAGCCAAGAGACTGCTCTTCAAGTATGCCGAGGCTGCGAAACGGCTGATCGAATCCAG gAGTGCTTCACCAGACAGCAGGAAGGTGGTGAAGTGGAACGTGGAGGACACCTTCAGCTGGCTGCGACGGGACCATTCTGCCTCTAAGGAGGACTACATG GACCGCCTGGAGCACTTACGCAAACAATGTGGGCCCCATGTGTCTGCTGCAGCAAAGGACTCCGTTGAAGGCATCTGCAGTAAGATTTACTACATATCCCTTGAATACGTCAAGCGGATCCGGGAGAAGCATCTTGCCATACTCAAAGAGAACAATATATCTG CTGAGATAGAAGCTCCTGAAGTCCAGGACAGACTCGTATACTGTTACCCAGTGAGACTGGccatcccctccccaccacTCCCCAGCGTGGAAATGCACATGGAAAACAATGTGGCATGTGTGCGGTACAAGGGGGAGATGGTGAAAGTGAGCCGCAACTACTTCAGCAAGCTG TGGCTTCTCTATCGGTACAGTTGCATTGATGACTCTGGCTTTGAAAAGTTTCTGCCCAGGGTTTGGTGCCTTCTCCGTCGATATCAG ATGATGTTCGGTGTGGGTCTGTACGAAGGAACTGGTCTGCAGGGGGCACTTCCCGTGCACATCTTCGAAGCCCTCCACAAGCTCTTTGGAGTGAGTTTTGAATGCTTTGCCTCGCCCCTGAATTGCTATTTTAAACAGTACTGTTCGGCCTTCTTGGATACAGACGGGTATTTTGGATCCAGGGG CCCGTGCCTGGATTTCTTCCCTATAAGTGGCTCTTTTGAGGCAAATCCTCCGTTCTGTGAGGAGCTGATGGATGCGATGGTGTCTCACTTTGAG AAACTGCTGGAGAACTCCAGTGAGCCCCTCTCCTTTATCGTCTTCATCCCCGAGTGGCGGGACCCTCCTACACCGGCCCTGACCCGCATGGAGCAGAGCAAGTTCAAGCGGCACCAGCTCATCCTGCCAGCCTTTGATCACGAGTACCGCAGCGGGTCTCAGCATGTCTGCAAAAA GGAGGAGATGTACTACAAGGCCGTGCACAACACAGCCGTCCTCTTCCTGCAGAACAGCGCGGGCTTTGCCAAGTGGGAGCCCACGCCGGAGCGGCTGCAGGAGCTCGTCGCAGCCTACAAGCATTCAGGCCGGACCCTCAgctcctcgtcctcctcctcctcgtcctcctcctcctcctcctcctccacagcagACAAAGAGCGGGAGCTGGGCCgagagcaaagcagcagccGGGAGACTAACCCCAACTAA
- the LOC127023513 gene encoding E3 ubiquitin-protein ligase RNF182-like, whose translation MGHTPLPAPCLPPQTGPQPGPPGLQGREPTRGCVPPRSPGADRSPASPSQPSGSTAQQDGERGPQTMALAAPELDCKICYSRYDARARRPKLLRCGHRLCAKCLRKMVALGHASPRQLRCPFCRRHSPVPGGDVQQLQDDGEALALLTGHERAKKRGPPRSPEVLLCPSVLEPAPGPDCLVVTILEVPEDMAPPEGLGGLEVVRLYRPASLGALPCHGPGQKCRSWGWRAVPRFILGVLCLLYFSSLPFGIYLLLIEHHSLGIVLVSLVPSTLLLCIVYSLCQCLCREVFGFPHS comes from the exons ATGGGGCACACGCCgctgccagcaccctgcctgcctccGCAGACAGGGCCGCAGCCCGGCCCACCGGGGCTGCAGGGCCGGGAACCGACCCGCGGCTGCGTCCCACCCAGGAGCCCCGGCGCGGACCGCAG cccagccagccccagccagccctcCGGGAGCACGGCCCAGCAGGACGGCGAGCGGGGGCCTCAGACGATGGCACTCGCGGCCCCCGAGCTGGACTGCAAGATCTGCTACAGCCGCTATGACGCCCGCGCCCGCAGACCCAAGCTGCTCCGCTGCGGCCACCGCCTCTGCGCCAAGTGCCTGCGCAAGATGGTGGCGCTGGGGCACGCGTCGCCCCGCCAGCTCCGCTGCCCCTTCTGCCGCCGGCACAGCCCGGTGCCCGGTGGGGAcgtgcagcagctgcaggatgaCGGCGAGGCGCTGGCACTGCTGACAGGCCATGAGCGGGCCAAGAAGCGGGGTCCCCCCCGGTCCCCCGAGgtcctcctctgccccagcgTGCTGGAGCCAGCGCCTGGCCCCGACTGCCTGGTCGTTACCATCCTGGAGGTGCCGGAGGACATGGCCCCGCCGGAGGGCCTGGGCGGGCTGGAGGTAGTGCGGCTGTACCGTCCCGCCAGCCTGGGCGCGCTGCCCTGCCACGGCCCCGGGCAGAAGTGCCGCTCCTGGGGGTGGCGAGCCGTCCCCCGCTTCATCCTGGGTGTCCTCTGCCTCCTCTACTTCAGCTCCCTGCCCTTCGGCATCTACCTCCTGCTCATCGAGCACCACAGCCTGGGCATCGTCCTGGTCAGCCTCGTGCCCtccaccctcctcctctgcatcgTCTACAGCCTCTGCCAGTGTCTGTGCCGGGAGGTCTTCGGGTTCCCCCACTCCTGA